In the Aerosakkonema funiforme FACHB-1375 genome, one interval contains:
- a CDS encoding glucokinase, producing the protein MTLLLAGDIGGTKTLLRLVELPAEGSMYSLDEATYDSPHYPDLVPIVQKFLGAAAEHLGYTPLPQKACFAIAGPVVNNTAKLTNLTWALDAKRLEKELGIGSIVLINDFAAVGYGVLGLTESDLHTLQDRQPQPDAPIAVIGAGTGLGQGFLVPQGNTYEVFGSEGGHADFAPRSELEFDLLKYLRDKHDIDRISVERVVSGQGIVAIYQFLRDRNYCHESPEIQEIVRSWKQQTGRIEKTVDPAAAISKAALAKSDRLSEQTMQMFVEAYGAEAGNLALKLLPYGGVYIAGGIAAKNLPLMQEGSFIHAFTNKGRMRPLLEKMPVHIVLNQQVGLIGAAICASRL; encoded by the coding sequence ATGACATTGTTATTGGCAGGCGATATCGGCGGCACCAAAACTCTTCTGCGATTGGTGGAGTTGCCAGCAGAGGGATCGATGTACAGCTTGGATGAGGCGACTTACGATAGTCCCCACTATCCAGATTTGGTGCCAATAGTGCAGAAATTTTTGGGCGCAGCAGCAGAACATTTGGGCTATACGCCCTTACCGCAAAAGGCTTGTTTTGCGATCGCAGGCCCAGTTGTCAACAATACAGCAAAACTGACCAATCTGACTTGGGCACTCGACGCCAAACGTCTGGAAAAAGAACTGGGAATTGGATCGATCGTTCTAATTAACGACTTTGCTGCGGTTGGTTATGGCGTTTTGGGACTAACTGAGTCAGATTTGCACACTTTGCAAGATCGTCAACCCCAACCAGACGCCCCTATCGCGGTAATTGGCGCTGGTACCGGCTTGGGACAAGGCTTTTTAGTTCCGCAGGGAAACACCTATGAGGTTTTCGGTTCGGAAGGCGGGCACGCTGACTTTGCGCCCCGCTCGGAGTTAGAATTCGATTTATTAAAATACCTGCGGGATAAACACGATATCGATCGAATTTCTGTAGAAAGGGTGGTTTCGGGCCAAGGAATTGTGGCGATTTACCAATTTTTAAGAGACAGAAACTATTGCCATGAATCACCAGAAATTCAGGAAATTGTGAGGAGTTGGAAACAACAAACCGGACGGATTGAAAAGACGGTCGATCCAGCGGCTGCTATTAGTAAAGCTGCTTTAGCAAAGAGCGATCGCCTCTCCGAACAAACGATGCAAATGTTTGTAGAAGCTTACGGTGCAGAAGCTGGCAATCTCGCTCTCAAACTTCTACCTTATGGCGGTGTTTATATTGCTGGTGGTATCGCTGCCAAAAATTTACCTCTAATGCAAGAAGGTAGTTTTATCCACGCTTTTACTAACAAAGGAAGGATGCGACCTTTACTGGAAAAGATGCCAGTGCATATAGTGCTTAACCAGCAGGTTGGACTCATCGGTGCGGCTATTTGTGCTAGCAGATTGTAG
- a CDS encoding histidine phosphatase family protein, protein MPQTVWIARHGNRLDFVNPEWFLTAERPYDPPLYDGDEGDNGFIQAMQLGQRLKGEKIAHIFASPFLRTVQTANQVAEALDLPIKVESGLSEWLNPRWMRSHPEKLSLEALHALYPRIDLTYTSRVIAEYPEMGETALERSGQTARSLADEFPEDILLVGHGASVVGAAMGLLGVTTKPEINAALCCLVKVIRYEQEWVMELNGDTSHLTRTEKVIRFH, encoded by the coding sequence ATGCCTCAAACTGTTTGGATCGCCCGACACGGCAACCGCCTCGACTTTGTAAACCCCGAATGGTTTTTAACCGCAGAACGCCCCTACGATCCGCCGCTATATGATGGCGATGAAGGAGATAATGGCTTTATTCAAGCGATGCAGCTGGGGCAACGCCTGAAGGGAGAAAAGATCGCTCACATTTTCGCCTCACCGTTTCTGCGAACGGTGCAAACAGCTAACCAAGTTGCGGAAGCACTCGATTTGCCGATTAAAGTTGAATCAGGATTGAGTGAATGGTTAAATCCAAGGTGGATGCGATCGCACCCAGAAAAACTCTCCCTGGAAGCATTGCACGCGCTATATCCCCGCATCGACCTCACCTACACCTCTCGCGTCATCGCCGAATATCCGGAAATGGGAGAAACAGCACTGGAACGATCGGGCCAAACTGCCAGAAGCCTTGCAGATGAGTTTCCAGAAGATATCTTGTTAGTGGGACACGGTGCATCGGTTGTGGGTGCAGCAATGGGGTTGCTGGGAGTCACAACCAAACCTGAAATCAATGCCGCCCTGTGCTGTTTGGTCAAAGTTATCCGTTACGAGCAAGAATGGGTGATGGAATTAAATGGCGATACTTCCCATTTGACCCGAACGGAGAAAGTAATTCGGTTCCACTAA
- a CDS encoding type II toxin-antitoxin system VapC family toxin, with the protein MRILLDTNIILDFMLEREPFFNDANAIVQKIISREVEGYVTATTLTNIFYIARKIKSIEIAKQYIADILALMRICPVNRRVLEGALSSNLRDFEDAVQLACANRLKISAIITRDLRDFEGATLPILSPSEFLEMLDGNSEDLAE; encoded by the coding sequence ATGCGGATATTGCTGGACACCAATATCATTCTTGATTTTATGCTGGAGCGAGAGCCATTTTTCAATGATGCTAACGCTATAGTACAAAAAATAATCTCTAGAGAGGTGGAAGGATATGTAACGGCAACAACTTTAACCAATATCTTCTACATTGCCAGAAAGATCAAAAGTATTGAGATTGCCAAGCAGTATATTGCTGACATTCTTGCACTTATGCGAATCTGCCCGGTTAACCGCCGCGTCTTGGAGGGAGCCTTATCATCTAATTTGAGAGATTTTGAAGATGCTGTACAACTTGCTTGTGCAAATCGGTTAAAAATTTCCGCCATTATCACCCGCGATCTTCGAGATTTTGAGGGTGCTACGTTACCGATTTTGTCACCAAGCGAGTTTTTGGAGATGTTGGATGGAAATAGTGAAGATTTGGCCGAGTAA
- a CDS encoding endonuclease NucS domain-containing protein, with protein MVTYVNLRKTGTGWEFENEDVLEDFVWANLTPLFGLTPLKRQYIVNEQRCDILALGENRQLVVLELKNVEDRYVVNQLTRYYDVLREEKPFSEQIDYDRPIGLIAIAPSFHKDNFRDRKYCHLDIQFLQFEILVDGERFHLQLKDVDTGKLSQVDIPHRERESTDNIPSPPRALLNLLSKFPDADSQLLLQMRIKIMSFDKRIQEQVNSGTFSYGKGKSKLCAEISSKKDTYGNRIRPCLILWLPISPNLNKYNSCKRLGRMIISSRSFPRDSFLSHLDEYSYVAYKPKESRSHSANQYWTVEQYIRLYLGTKEDVYPPLGKIDMVDFLVELALAEWIKRI; from the coding sequence ATGGTAACTTACGTCAATTTAAGGAAAACCGGTACAGGCTGGGAATTTGAGAATGAGGATGTTTTGGAAGATTTCGTCTGGGCTAATTTAACACCCCTATTCGGCTTAACTCCTCTGAAGCGTCAATATATTGTAAACGAGCAAAGGTGCGACATTTTAGCGCTGGGTGAGAATAGGCAGCTAGTCGTACTGGAGTTGAAAAATGTGGAAGATAGGTATGTTGTTAACCAGCTAACTCGCTATTATGATGTTTTGCGCGAAGAGAAACCTTTCAGCGAGCAAATAGACTACGATCGACCGATTGGGTTAATTGCGATCGCGCCAAGTTTTCATAAAGATAACTTTAGAGATAGGAAGTATTGTCATCTGGATATACAATTTTTACAGTTTGAGATTTTGGTAGATGGCGAAAGATTTCATTTACAGTTGAAAGATGTGGATACTGGGAAACTTTCACAAGTAGATATTCCACATCGAGAAAGAGAAAGCACTGATAACATACCCAGTCCTCCCAGAGCGCTTCTTAACCTTTTATCTAAATTTCCTGATGCTGATAGTCAACTGTTATTGCAGATGCGGATAAAGATAATGAGTTTTGATAAACGAATACAAGAGCAAGTAAATTCTGGGACTTTTAGCTATGGGAAGGGAAAGAGTAAACTATGTGCCGAAATTTCTAGTAAAAAAGATACATATGGGAATCGAATCAGACCATGCCTAATTTTGTGGTTACCCATTTCGCCGAATCTAAATAAATATAATAGCTGTAAAAGACTGGGAAGAATGATAATTTCAAGTAGATCGTTTCCCAGAGATTCATTTCTTAGTCATCTTGATGAATATTCCTATGTTGCCTACAAACCAAAGGAGTCGCGCTCTCATTCTGCTAATCAGTATTGGACGGTTGAACAATACATACGTTTATATTTAGGGACAAAAGAAGATGTATATCCTCCTTTAGGAAAGATAGATATGGTTGATTTTTTAGTTGAACTAGCTTTAGCAGAATGGATTAAAAGAATTTAA
- a CDS encoding DUF4864 domain-containing protein, which translates to MQITDSDRVTIRCVVESQLQAFQNDDAVTAFSFASPAIQATFQDPEKFMEMVRNHYQPVYRPRSVVFDDLALVNGNLAQAVLLLDRNGVPIRALYLMENQPDGSWKINGCYLIPVEVNAT; encoded by the coding sequence ATGCAAATCACCGACAGCGATCGCGTTACCATCCGCTGTGTTGTCGAAAGCCAACTGCAAGCGTTTCAAAACGACGACGCCGTTACAGCCTTCTCGTTTGCAAGTCCCGCAATTCAGGCAACATTCCAAGATCCCGAAAAATTTATGGAGATGGTAAGGAATCATTACCAACCAGTGTATCGTCCGCGATCGGTCGTATTTGACGATCTTGCCCTAGTCAACGGAAATTTAGCTCAAGCAGTCTTGCTACTCGATCGCAATGGTGTACCGATCAGGGCACTTTACCTGATGGAAAATCAACCTGACGGCAGTTGGAAAATTAACGGATGCTACCTCATTCCCGTAGAAGTGAATGCCACTTAA
- a CDS encoding SAM-dependent methyltransferase, translated as MGLKLDRVIPWGRSMQEYVRMFDLTLDRLPQAILDCGGGPASFNVEMTRKGYKVVSCDPIYQFSADEIAQRIEDTYQTLIKGVEANADSYVWQEILSPEQLGQVRMAAMQQFLADFPLGLQEGRYLTEGLPVLPFNKNQFDLALCSHFLFTYSDRLSEEFHLASILEMSRVAREVRIFPILNISGEVSPLLQPAIDKLEMRGYKLEIRQVAYEFQKGGNQMLRVFPPV; from the coding sequence GTGGGATTAAAGCTGGATCGAGTGATTCCGTGGGGGCGATCGATGCAGGAATATGTCAGGATGTTTGACCTGACGCTCGATCGACTACCGCAGGCAATTCTGGATTGCGGCGGTGGCCCAGCTAGTTTTAACGTTGAGATGACCCGTAAAGGATACAAAGTTGTTTCATGCGATCCGATTTATCAGTTTAGTGCTGATGAAATTGCCCAGCGAATTGAGGATACTTACCAAACTCTTATTAAAGGTGTTGAGGCAAATGCGGACTCGTATGTTTGGCAGGAAATCCTTTCACCAGAACAACTGGGGCAAGTGCGAATGGCAGCGATGCAACAATTTTTGGCAGACTTTCCACTGGGGCTTCAAGAAGGGCGCTATTTAACAGAAGGTTTGCCTGTGCTGCCATTCAATAAGAATCAGTTTGATTTAGCGTTATGTTCTCATTTTCTGTTTACTTACTCCGATCGACTTTCAGAGGAATTTCATCTTGCTTCGATTTTGGAAATGAGTCGAGTTGCTAGAGAGGTGCGGATTTTTCCTATTTTGAATATTTCGGGAGAAGTATCGCCTTTACTCCAGCCTGCGATCGATAAGTTGGAAATGCGGGGATACAAGCTGGAAATCAGGCAGGTGGCTTATGAATTTCAAAAAGGCGGCAATCAAATGTTGCGTGTGTTTCCGCCAGTGTGA
- the pckA gene encoding phosphoenolpyruvate carboxykinase (ATP) gives MKNGKTYELDSLNLKSLSRLAYNFSQIGNYQMNGKAFGLEALGIKNPGRVYNNLSVPELVEHTLARREGVLGENGALFVKTGKYTGRSPKDKFIVDEPSVHDEVDWNGVNVPLSVEKFDLLYKRMLTYIQGRDLYVFEGYVGADTQYQLGVRVINELPWQNLFAHQMFLRPTAEELKYYRPDITVIAVPGLQGDPDIDGINSEAFIVLNLVKRIVLIGGSHYAGEIKKSVFSFMNYLMTKRNVLPMHCAANMDEQGNTALFFGLSGTGKTTLSADPTRRLIGDDEHGWSDRGIFNFEGGCYAKTIRLSQKNEPQIWEAIHFGALLENVILDRENRLPNYNDDSLTENTRVAYPVEFIPDCVIPGVGGHPKTVLFLTADAFGVLPPIAKLTNRQAMYHFMSGYTSKLAGTERGVTQPETTFSSCFGKPFLPLPATVYAEMLYDRLIEHDVDVYLVNTGWTGGPYGIGSRLEIKQTRAMVSAALNGHLNQVRFHHHPIFKILVPETVPGVDSDILDPAKTWYDRAAYERQAKALARSFVANFKQFHCVPLEIMEAAPECE, from the coding sequence ATGAAGAATGGCAAAACTTACGAGTTGGATTCTCTGAACCTCAAAAGCTTAAGTCGGTTGGCTTATAACTTTTCCCAAATCGGCAATTACCAGATGAATGGCAAGGCATTCGGACTGGAGGCTTTAGGTATAAAAAATCCAGGTAGAGTGTATAATAACCTATCAGTACCTGAGCTAGTAGAACATACTCTAGCACGGCGAGAAGGAGTTTTAGGAGAAAACGGGGCTCTTTTTGTCAAGACTGGTAAATACACGGGTCGATCGCCTAAAGATAAATTCATCGTTGACGAACCGAGCGTCCATGACGAGGTAGATTGGAATGGAGTAAACGTTCCTCTTTCTGTGGAGAAATTCGATCTGCTCTATAAGCGAATGCTTACTTATATCCAAGGCAGAGATTTGTATGTATTTGAAGGTTACGTTGGAGCGGATACCCAATACCAACTTGGGGTGAGAGTCATTAACGAACTACCTTGGCAAAATTTATTTGCCCATCAAATGTTCCTGAGACCAACAGCAGAGGAACTGAAATATTATCGCCCAGACATTACCGTTATTGCGGTTCCGGGTTTACAGGGAGACCCGGATATTGATGGCATCAACAGCGAAGCATTTATCGTTCTCAATTTAGTAAAAAGAATTGTCTTAATTGGCGGTTCTCACTATGCTGGCGAAATTAAAAAATCCGTTTTCTCGTTCATGAATTACTTAATGACGAAACGGAATGTTTTGCCGATGCACTGTGCTGCCAATATGGATGAACAAGGTAATACAGCTTTATTTTTTGGACTTTCTGGCACTGGCAAAACTACTTTATCTGCCGATCCGACACGTCGGTTAATTGGAGATGACGAACACGGGTGGTCAGATCGTGGCATCTTTAATTTTGAGGGAGGATGTTACGCGAAGACAATTCGGCTTTCTCAGAAAAACGAACCGCAAATATGGGAAGCTATTCACTTTGGTGCTTTGCTGGAAAACGTAATTTTGGATCGAGAAAACAGACTGCCAAATTACAACGATGATAGCTTGACGGAAAATACGAGAGTCGCCTATCCAGTTGAATTTATCCCCGATTGCGTTATTCCTGGCGTTGGCGGTCATCCTAAAACTGTGCTTTTCCTAACAGCTGATGCTTTTGGAGTTTTGCCACCTATTGCGAAATTAACCAACAGACAGGCGATGTATCACTTTATGTCCGGTTACACGAGCAAATTGGCAGGTACGGAACGAGGTGTTACGCAACCGGAAACTACTTTTTCATCCTGTTTTGGTAAACCGTTTTTGCCATTACCGGCGACTGTTTATGCGGAGATGTTGTACGATCGACTGATCGAACACGATGTTGATGTTTACTTGGTGAATACGGGTTGGACTGGTGGGCCATACGGTATTGGCAGTCGTCTTGAAATTAAACAAACTCGTGCTATGGTGTCGGCTGCTCTCAACGGTCATTTAAATCAAGTCAGATTTCATCACCATCCGATTTTCAAAATTTTAGTTCCGGAAACTGTGCCTGGGGTTGATAGCGATATTTTAGACCCTGCAAAGACTTGGTACGATCGCGCAGCTTACGAGCGACAAGCGAAAGCGCTGGCGAGGAGTTTTGTCGCCAACTTTAAGCAGTTTCATTGCGTTCCTCTGGAAATTATGGAAGCCGCTCCAGAATGCGAATAA
- a CDS encoding RNA polymerase sigma factor, RpoD/SigA family: MSISATLVHQAQPNFTRDTIRSYLLEIGRIPLLTKEQEIIYGKEVQQMMAIYEQKEVLTQKLGCEPSAEEWAEQAHLDRAEMMSVLAKGKQAKHRMIEANLRLVVSVAKKYQKRGVEFLDLIQEGTLGLERGIEKFDPKQGYKLSTYVYWWIRQGMTKAISQQGRTIRLPSHIYERLTKIKKIQRQLFHDLGRNGTPSEIAQVLEIETSEVRKLLLIARRPFSLDLRVGENQDTEFVEMLEDESPSPEEYMMGEALRDEVGQLLAELSPRQREVVILRFGLENNQAQSLQQIGELLGLSRERVRQIEMQALANLRRHRSRVREYLVI, translated from the coding sequence ATGTCTATTTCTGCAACTTTAGTACACCAGGCTCAACCCAACTTTACCAGGGATACGATCCGAAGCTACCTACTCGAAATTGGTCGAATCCCCTTGTTGACAAAAGAGCAAGAAATCATTTACGGCAAAGAAGTTCAGCAGATGATGGCTATATACGAGCAAAAAGAAGTGCTAACTCAGAAGTTAGGTTGCGAGCCAAGTGCTGAAGAGTGGGCTGAGCAAGCTCATCTGGATCGGGCCGAAATGATGTCTGTTTTGGCCAAGGGAAAACAAGCGAAGCACAGGATGATTGAGGCTAACTTACGTCTGGTGGTCTCTGTGGCAAAGAAATACCAGAAGCGGGGCGTTGAGTTTTTGGACTTGATTCAGGAAGGTACTCTGGGTCTGGAGCGGGGTATAGAGAAATTTGACCCCAAACAAGGCTACAAGTTGTCTACTTATGTGTATTGGTGGATTCGTCAAGGGATGACAAAAGCGATTTCCCAGCAAGGTCGTACAATTCGGCTCCCCAGTCACATTTATGAAAGGCTCACCAAAATCAAGAAGATTCAAAGGCAACTTTTTCACGATCTCGGTCGTAATGGCACCCCATCGGAGATTGCACAAGTCCTAGAGATAGAGACCTCGGAAGTTAGGAAATTATTGCTGATAGCGCGACGACCTTTTTCTTTAGATTTACGAGTGGGAGAAAATCAGGACACGGAATTTGTTGAGATGCTGGAAGATGAGAGTCCTTCGCCAGAAGAGTATATGATGGGCGAAGCATTGCGTGATGAGGTTGGCCAATTGTTAGCAGAGCTGTCTCCTCGGCAACGGGAAGTAGTTATACTACGCTTTGGTTTAGAAAACAATCAAGCCCAGAGTTTGCAACAAATCGGAGAACTGCTAGGGCTCAGTCGCGAACGGGTTCGTCAGATTGAGATGCAAGCCTTAGCTAATCTGCGTCGCCATAGGAGTAGGGTGCGCGAGTATCTTGTAATTTGA
- a CDS encoding RNA recognition motif domain-containing protein translates to MSIYVGNLSYDVTQDDLNTTFAEYGTVKRVQLPTDRETGRLRGFAFVEMDTEAEETAAIEALNGAEWMGRDLKVNKARPREERGSSGGSWGNRGGSQRRY, encoded by the coding sequence ATGTCAATTTATGTCGGCAATCTATCCTACGACGTTACCCAGGATGACCTCAATACAACCTTTGCTGAATACGGTACGGTAAAGCGCGTTCAGTTGCCTACAGACAGAGAAACAGGTCGTTTGCGTGGATTTGCCTTTGTCGAAATGGATACAGAAGCAGAAGAAACAGCTGCTATTGAAGCCCTCAACGGTGCTGAATGGATGGGACGCGACCTGAAGGTAAATAAGGCAAGACCTCGTGAAGAAAGAGGTTCTTCTGGAGGAAGCTGGGGAAATAGAGGCGGCTCTCAACGGCGCTACTAA
- a CDS encoding pentapeptide repeat-containing protein — translation MNIKELLSRYNAGQRDFRNLNLMAANFKNVNLRGANLSGANLTKANLTRTNLSHANLTDTILTGANLTETNLTKANLTNANLSDVNLSDANLSHACLRGAIMPEGINPTFASNLDKYSLTHDRTLI, via the coding sequence ATGAATATCAAAGAACTCTTAAGTCGCTATAATGCAGGACAACGGGATTTCAGAAATCTGAACCTGATGGCAGCAAATTTCAAGAACGTGAATCTTCGTGGCGCTAACTTGAGCGGTGCTAACTTAACTAAGGCTAACCTGACGAGGACAAATTTGAGCCATGCAAATCTCACAGATACAATTTTAACAGGGGCAAATTTAACTGAAACAAATTTAACTAAGGCCAACCTGACGAACGCGAACCTTAGTGATGTCAACCTGAGTGATGCAAATCTCAGCCATGCCTGTCTGCGTGGGGCAATTATGCCGGAGGGAATAAACCCCACTTTTGCATCAAACCTCGATAAATATTCGCTCACTCACGATCGAACTTTGATTTAA
- the larE gene encoding ATP-dependent sacrificial sulfur transferase LarE, which translates to MLQKLQALKNIFAEMEMALIAYSGGIDSTLVAKVAYDILGDRALAVTAESPSLLPEDLEDAKVQAAEIGIPHQVVQTHEIENPNYASNPVNRCYFCKSELHDTLKPLALSLGYPYVVDGVNADDLKDYRPGIQAAKERGARSPLAEVGITKAEVREISKHLGLPWWDKPAQPCLSSRFPYGEEITVAKLQRVGRSELYLRKLGWRNLRVRSEGDTARIELPPEQIKEFVLTTELPALVSAFQSFGFVYVTLDLEGYRSGKLNQVLTPQVRNSTYSALDIS; encoded by the coding sequence ATGTTGCAAAAATTACAAGCTTTAAAAAATATTTTTGCTGAAATGGAGATGGCTTTGATTGCCTATTCCGGAGGAATTGATAGCACCCTGGTAGCAAAAGTGGCTTATGATATCTTAGGCGATCGCGCTTTAGCTGTCACCGCCGAATCTCCCTCCTTGCTACCGGAAGATTTGGAGGATGCTAAAGTTCAAGCTGCTGAAATTGGCATTCCCCATCAAGTAGTTCAAACTCACGAAATCGAAAACCCGAATTACGCTTCTAATCCGGTGAATCGCTGCTATTTTTGCAAAAGCGAATTGCACGATACCCTCAAACCTTTGGCGCTAAGTTTGGGTTATCCTTATGTAGTGGATGGAGTCAACGCGGACGATTTAAAAGATTATCGTCCGGGAATACAGGCGGCGAAAGAAAGAGGTGCTAGGTCGCCTTTAGCAGAAGTCGGTATAACTAAAGCAGAAGTGCGAGAAATTTCCAAACATTTAGGTTTACCTTGGTGGGATAAACCCGCGCAACCTTGTCTGAGTTCTCGCTTTCCTTATGGCGAAGAAATTACTGTCGCCAAGTTGCAAAGAGTTGGCAGATCCGAACTGTATTTGCGAAAGTTGGGTTGGCGAAATTTGCGCGTGCGTTCTGAAGGCGATACCGCGCGAATTGAATTACCGCCAGAACAAATAAAAGAGTTTGTCTTAACTACCGAATTACCTGCTTTGGTATCTGCTTTTCAGTCATTCGGCTTTGTTTATGTGACCTTAGATTTGGAAGGTTATCGCAGCGGAAAACTGAATCAAGTGTTGACGCCACAAGTCCGCAATTCCACATATTCAGCACTTGACATCAGTTGA
- a CDS encoding WD40 repeat domain-containing protein — MTENHNQPKEYDVVLGSQVQAASGSVVLGGLEGVKKRLGNAVEAQRIAALYEAVKYGEAGLNLVIQALRDESRKLRLIAYSILQKIPDPIIQETLQNYLYNSLECLHIINWHSSWVHSLAVSPDGRNLVTCGQDKTIAMGDLHRGKQIYRLVYPDTPMSVVISPDGKKVIGGYHDNTVKVLDFQTGQEICTLKGHSKWVTSVAISPNGKIIVSGCGDGNVKVWDWERGQVIYTLKHLDVVYCVAISPDGKTVFSGSRDCTIKGWHLETGKEICTLKGHLVSIRSIAISPDGQVLVSSSEDETVKVWDLSAEKEIYTIKHPDWVSAIAINPDGQTFVSGCGNRDKMIRVWNLQTGKEILTLGEHTNTVGCLAFSPDGQTLVSSSSDIKVWGLR, encoded by the coding sequence ATGACAGAAAATCACAATCAACCCAAAGAATATGATGTCGTACTTGGTTCTCAAGTGCAAGCAGCATCTGGCAGCGTTGTTTTAGGAGGATTGGAAGGAGTTAAAAAACGTTTGGGGAATGCCGTAGAAGCGCAACGAATTGCTGCCCTTTATGAAGCCGTGAAATATGGAGAAGCAGGGTTAAACTTAGTAATTCAGGCGTTGCGAGATGAATCGCGAAAATTACGACTAATAGCTTATTCTATATTGCAAAAAATACCAGATCCAATTATTCAAGAGACATTACAAAATTACTTATACAATTCTTTAGAATGTCTCCACATCATCAATTGGCATTCCAGTTGGGTTCATTCCCTTGCCGTTAGCCCCGATGGCCGAAATCTGGTTACTTGCGGTCAGGATAAAACGATCGCAATGGGAGATTTGCATAGGGGAAAGCAAATTTACCGTCTCGTTTATCCCGATACACCGATGTCTGTGGTAATTAGCCCAGATGGAAAAAAAGTTATCGGCGGTTATCACGACAATACAGTCAAAGTATTAGATTTCCAAACAGGGCAAGAAATTTGTACGCTTAAAGGTCATTCAAAATGGGTAACTTCTGTTGCTATTAGCCCAAACGGTAAAATAATAGTCAGCGGTTGTGGGGATGGAAATGTGAAAGTTTGGGACTGGGAAAGAGGACAAGTTATTTACACGCTAAAACATCTAGATGTGGTATACTGTGTTGCGATTAGTCCAGATGGAAAAACGGTTTTTAGTGGCAGTCGAGACTGCACGATTAAAGGGTGGCATTTAGAGACAGGAAAAGAAATCTGTACTCTCAAAGGGCATTTAGTTTCTATTCGATCGATCGCGATTAGTCCAGATGGGCAAGTGCTGGTCAGCAGTAGTGAGGATGAGACGGTAAAAGTGTGGGATTTGTCCGCAGAAAAGGAAATTTATACCATTAAACATCCTGATTGGGTATCTGCCATTGCCATTAATCCAGATGGGCAGACTTTTGTTAGCGGTTGTGGCAATCGCGATAAAATGATTAGGGTATGGAATTTGCAAACTGGGAAGGAAATTCTGACGCTGGGAGAACATACTAATACAGTCGGTTGTCTCGCTTTTAGTCCAGATGGACAAACGCTGGTTAGTAGCAGTTCGGATATTAAAGTGTGGGGGTTGCGGTAG